TTCACGGATTCTTTCTTGGTAATATTGATAGGTTTGCAACTCCCTTGTATGCTCGTCTGGCAAGTAGCTGCCCCTGAGAAGGCCTAGACTGTGTAGTTTTTGTATCCAGGCACAGTTGCACTGGGCTATCTGTTTTCTTCCCTTTGACATTCTTCACGTCCCTTCCATTGACAAGTATGACCTCGAACCCGACCAGCTGTAATGCACTGAAGAGGGTCTGCCACGAGGTCGCTCGGCGATATGACCCCGTACTTTCCATAGCTATCGTGGTAATCTTTGATTCTTTGAGCCAAGCGATCATTGCTTCGTGGTCTTGGGTATAGACACCGAACTCCCTGATATCTTCTTTGGTCTGCCCGATACTTACGTAGTGGCTCCTAGAGCCCACGTCGATACCTGCAGCTTGCGGATTGACCATTTCCATTGATACTTTCTTTTTCATACTCACTATTTTTAAATCAAAAATGAGCCTTTGGGGCAGATATCTTTATTCTTGATGAACTATTTCATACTGGGTCGCATAGACGGGGTCACCTATAGTGCCACCAATTAAATCAACAATCGTCCTTGTGGACCATATACCTACCAGCCAGATTTCAGGATGGACTCTATCGTACCATTCAGCCTTAGGGCTTCTTCCAAAAGCTAACTACCAGAAAGGTACAAGTTGTTTTACTTAATCAATAAGCTTGGCTAAGCTAATCGCTGGATTTTAGGACGATACATATTTTGATAAATCTCAACTTTCAATAACATAGACAACCATTCCTTATCATCTTGAGCATTAACCAAAGTGGGAAATATCAAAAAATAGAAAAGATAAGTTAAGCGCATATAATAGGACTTACGCAATATTAAATTTCTCTAGCAAAAATGCTCAAGATTTGAGAGATTGTATTTTTTAATACTGATTTATATGAATAAATCTCTGTACATATCATATCTTCTCCATACTCACGGGAATTATACCTGTACCCACATGGCAGCCCATTCTATGGATGTCAGTCATGACCAAGTCACACGTTTTCTAGCCCATTCTAAATTTACCTCTTCCGACCTGTGGGATATTGTCAAGGGCCATCTCCAAGATAGCCCAGACTCATTTATCCTTGTCGATGACAGTGTTCAGGCAAAGAGGTATTCCCGGTATATAGAATTGGCCAAAAGGCAGTACTCAGGCAATGAGCATGGCCTAGTCAATGGGATCAATCTGGTAAACATGGTACACAGCAATGGCATTGATGGGGATTACTATCCTATCGATTACCGAATCTACCACCCAGAAACGGATAAGAAGACCAAGAATGACCATTTCCAG
This genomic window from Chondrinema litorale contains:
- a CDS encoding IS110 family transposase; this encodes MKKKVSMEMVNPQAAGIDVGSRSHYVSIGQTKEDIREFGVYTQDHEAMIAWLKESKITTIAMESTGSYRRATSWQTLFSALQLVGFEVILVNGRDVKNVKGKKTDSPVQLCLDTKTTQSRPSQGQLLARRAYKGVANLSILPRKNP